In Amphiura filiformis chromosome 1, Afil_fr2py, whole genome shotgun sequence, the following are encoded in one genomic region:
- the LOC140165753 gene encoding uncharacterized protein, which translates to MTTMKLQQNNDTFTDSGGSSGGSGPTNQPRFGRRHSLSGNTGANPDGVSGSISVISASLGKESSSGSNGPGRNSRLRPLSRRNSVGNFAEGPLLPLRRRNSQSSLISAESVQLPEPKSRCARNNKLNAKKDDRITEDRKGEDIVNASDNNTISSNSAQPSSSNPVPTVSSTLPQLSLGNNRRRVGFTDNTYSRRSLPSDILSLTLSATPGSSSGIIDVSSLRGRRPSLSVDSDPLLWEMNFERKNRHFGPMSSSRAQAMGKPSHSLEFQKVLEALSPDTDANAQQSTENPNIKVTPPKQTKQVSRGWSKARIKVNAAVGMSLTSKTRTRRGSECASHDEAEEDIQKDKEGEEKQQDKDSKKTKEKKRFPKSRGWIIVKRSLPQIAEMAPPRTGIDAKPFSIKNICQLVKAKEFRMMMKRRASFMENGRFQFDEAKADLYDRYKEALNDKSSRRNKNKSPVAMVNGDTKEDDNFEMKYDGKTNSGQE; encoded by the coding sequence ATGACCACGATGAAGTTGCAACAGAATAACGACACATTCACGGACAGTGGCGGCAGTAGTGGTGGTAGTGGGCCGACGAATCAACCGCGATTCGGTAGACGTCATTCACTTAGTGGTAACACCGGTGCGAATCCGGATGGTGTTTCTGGAAGTATATCGGTCATAAGCGCCAGTTTGGGGAAAGAATCATCATCAGGTAGCAATGGTCCTGGCAGAAACTCAAGATTGAGGCCTTTAAGCAGACGAAATAGTGTAGGCAATTTTGCGGAGGGGCCGTTACTACCATTGAGGAGACGAAATAGTCAGAGTAGCCTCATCAGCGCGGAATCTGTACAATTACCGGAACCGAAGAGCAGATGTGCAAGAAATAATAAACTAAACGCAAAAAAAGACGATAGAATTACTGAGGATAGAAAAGGTGAAGATATAGTCAATGCGTCTGATAATAACACAATTTCTTCAAATTCTGCTCAGCCTTCATCATCAAATCCAGTACCAACTGTATCAAGTACTTTGCCTCAACTCAGTTTGGGCAATAACCGGCGGCGTGTCGGTTTCACGGACAATACTTACTCGCGACGGTCTTTGCCGTCGGACATTCTTTCCCTAACGCTTTCGGCAACTCCAGGCTCTTCATCGGGAATAATAGATGTGTCGAGTTTACGGGGAAGAAGACCGTCTCTAAGTGTTGATTCTGATCCGTTACTTTGGGAGATGAATTTTGAGCGTAAAAATCGGCATTTTGGCCCAATGTCATCATCTCGGGCACAAGCGATGGGAAAACCATCACATAGCTTGGAATTTCAGAAGGTATTGGAAGCTCTTTCCCCAGATACTGACGCAAATGCTCAACAAAGTACGGAAAACCCTAATATAAAAGTAACCCCACCAAAACAGACTAAACAGGTGTCACGGGGTTGGAGTAAAGCTCGCATCAAAGTGAATGCAGCGGTGGGGATGTCGTTGACAAGTAAGACGCGCACGCGGCGTGGGTCAGAGTGTGCCAGTCATGATGAAGCTGAAGAGGACATTCAAAAAGAtaaagaaggagaagaaaaacAACAAGATAAGGATAGTAAGAAAACTAAAGAAAAGAAACGATTCCCGAAAAGTCGCGGTTGGATAATCGTCAAACGGAGTCTGCCCCAAATTGCCGAAATGGCACCGCCGAGAACCGGTATTGATGCTAAACCGTTTTCAATCAAGAATATCTGCCAGTTAGTGAAAGCCAAAGAATTCCGTATGATGATGAAAAGGCGAGCTAGTTTTATGGAGAATGGGAGATTTCAATTCGATGAAGCAAAAGCGGATTTGTATGATAGATATAAAGAAGCACTGAATGACAAATCATCACGAAGAAATAAGAACAAGAGCCCTGTTGCCATGGTTAATGGGGACACAAAAGAAGATgacaattttgaaatgaaatatgatGGAAAAACGAACAGTGGACAGGAATAG
- the LOC140165763 gene encoding uncharacterized protein: MDIFKAPSLKNDSGTSSTSSPGEANMVDDQVQERNDSHSSAAEGSSNTIEPQTGDFIMESRIPEESATTSTTSYNTSSTEDSSIVHHQPYTPTPAKRQRTSAEFTSREKINEKAQQLIDEINNKRKEDTVLLADFKKSMEMQVARSYGLLEQSMYQVYDHNGKIMQAKLQELFATLDRIAKLEAELKQFKNALGALYTDIN, from the exons ATGGATATTTTTAAAGCACCTTCACTGAAGAATGATTCAGGTACCAGTAGTACCAGTAGCCCAGGAGAAGCAAACATGGTTGATGATCAAGTTCAAGAAAGAAATGACTCACACTCATCAGCAGCAGAAGGCAGCTCTAACACTATAGAGCCCCAAACAGGGGATTTTATTATGGAATCAAG aaTACCAGAGGAATCAGCTACCACATCTACCACAAGCTATAATacgtcatctactgaagatagcagtatagtACATCACCAACCTTACACCCCAACCCCTGCAAAGAGACAGAGGACATCAGCAGAATTCACAAGCAGAGAAAAAATCAATGAGAAGGCACAGCAGCTTATAGATGAGATTAACAATAAAAGAAAGGAAGATACAGTGCTATTGGCTGATTTTAAAAAGTCAATGGAAATGCAG GTGGCAAGATCGTACGGCCTACTAGAGCAGTCCATGTACCAAGTATATGATCACAATGGTAAAATCATGCAGGCAAAACTCCAGGAGCTGTTTGCTACACTAGACCGAATCGCTAAACTGGAAGCAGAGTTAAAGCAATTCAAGAATGCATTAGGAGCACTGTACACCGACATCAATTAA